CGACCACCTCGTCGCCCACTTCGGCCACCACGGCAGGCTGCCCGGAACGGGCGGCGGCCATCACTTCGGCAACGGTGAACACCGGCTCACCCGACCCGGGCGCACGGCTCTGATCCCAGACCTGGATCGCCTGGTCGATGTCGTCATCGCGGTAGTCGCGCAAACGCCATGGCGGCATGGCCCACCTCCTCGGTTGCGATAGAGGGTGACGGCAGAAGCCGCCAGCGGCATCCCCCAAGCGGGTGGTCTTCGGGATGGGACGAACTGGTCAGGAGACCCGCCGAAATCCGCCCCAATTGGGGACCCGCCGAACCTGTGAATGAAAGGATCACCGCACGGCCCGACACTGCACATCTGGCGCAAGGGAGAAACACTGTGGCTGCACCGACCGGCGCGCCGTCGGAACACATGGAAGAGACCAGGGGCGACGTCACCTACATCCGCACCGATCCTGACCTGCCGCCGGTCGCCATCGTCGACCGGTCGCCGATCACGCTCCGGCACAAACTGATCTTCGGTGCCGTCGCGGTCCTGGGTGCGGTCGCGTGGGCGATCATCGCGTTCTTCCGCGGCGAGACCGTCAACGCGGTGTGGTTCGTCATCGCGGCGATCTGCACCTACGTCATCGGATACCGGTTCTACGCCCGGCTCATCGAGATGAAGATCGTGCGGCCGCGCGACGACCATGCCACTCCGGCCGAGATCTTCGAGAACGGCACCGATTACATGCCCACCGACCGGCGGGTGCTGTTCGGTCACCACTTCGCCGCGATCGCCGGGGCGGGCCCGCTCGTCGGACCGGTGCTGGCCATGCAGATGGGCTATCTGCCCGGCACGATCTGGATCATCATCGGCGCGGTGTTCGCCGGATGCGTCCAGGACTTCCTGGTCCTGTCGATCTCCACCCGGCGGCGCGGTCGCTCGCTGGGGCAGATGGCCCGCGACGAACTCGGCGCGGTCGGCGGCGTCGCGGCGATCGTCGCTGTGCTGGTCATCATGGTCATCCTGCTGGCGGTACTGGCCCTGGTCGTGGTCGGCGCCCTGGCCGAAAGCCCGTGGGGCGTCTTCTCCATCGCGATGACGATTCCGATCGCCATCTTCATGGGCCTGTATCTGCGTTTCCTGCGCCCGGGACGGGTCTCCGAAGTCTCGTTGATCGGTGTCGCCCTCCTGCTGCTTGCCGTGGTCAGTGGCGGTTGGGTGGCCGGAACCGATTGGGGCACGGACTGGTTCACGCTGTCCAAGGTCACCCTGTCGTGGTGCATCATCGTCTACGGCCTCGCCGCCTCGGTGCTGCCGGTGTGGTTCCTGTTGGCGCCCCGCGATTACCTGTCGACGTTCATGAAGGTCGGCACCATCGCGCTGTTGGCGGTCGGCATCCTGCTGGCCCGGCCGATCATGGAGGCACCGGCGGTCTCGAAGTTCGCCGAGAGCGGCTCCGGTCCGGTGTTCGCCGGCTCGCTGTTCCCGTTCTTGTTCATCACCATCGCCTGCGGCGCGCTGTCGGGCTTCCACTCACTTATCTCGTCGGGCACCACGCCCAAGCTGCTGGAGAAGGAAAGCCAGATGCGGCTGATCGGCTACGGCGGCATGCTCACCGAGTCGTTCGTCGCGATCATGGCTCTGGTCACCGCGGCAATCCTGAACCAGCACTTGTACTTCGCGATCAACGCGCCGTCGGCCCAGACCGGCGCCACCGCCGAGACGGCAGCCAAGTACGTCAACGGCCTTGGCCTGTCCGGTGCCCCGATCACCGGGGGCGAGATCACCGAGGCGGCAAAGAGTGTGGGTGAGGAGTCGATCGTCTCCCGCACCGGCGGGGCACCGACGTTGGCGTTCGGCATGTCCGAAGTACTGCATCAGGTCTTCGGTGGCGCCGCGCTGAAGGCGTTCTGGTACCACTTCGCGATCATGTTCGAGGCGCTGTTCATCCTCACCACCGTGGACGCCGGCA
This is a stretch of genomic DNA from Mycobacterium sp. ELW1. It encodes these proteins:
- a CDS encoding carbon starvation CstA family protein; the encoded protein is MAAPTGAPSEHMEETRGDVTYIRTDPDLPPVAIVDRSPITLRHKLIFGAVAVLGAVAWAIIAFFRGETVNAVWFVIAAICTYVIGYRFYARLIEMKIVRPRDDHATPAEIFENGTDYMPTDRRVLFGHHFAAIAGAGPLVGPVLAMQMGYLPGTIWIIIGAVFAGCVQDFLVLSISTRRRGRSLGQMARDELGAVGGVAAIVAVLVIMVILLAVLALVVVGALAESPWGVFSIAMTIPIAIFMGLYLRFLRPGRVSEVSLIGVALLLLAVVSGGWVAGTDWGTDWFTLSKVTLSWCIIVYGLAASVLPVWFLLAPRDYLSTFMKVGTIALLAVGILLARPIMEAPAVSKFAESGSGPVFAGSLFPFLFITIACGALSGFHSLISSGTTPKLLEKESQMRLIGYGGMLTESFVAIMALVTAAILNQHLYFAINAPSAQTGATAETAAKYVNGLGLSGAPITGGEITEAAKSVGEESIVSRTGGAPTLAFGMSEVLHQVFGGAALKAFWYHFAIMFEALFILTTVDAGTRVARFMLSDALANLGGPLKRLRNPSWRVGAWICSLVVVAGWGSILLMGVTDPLGGINTLFPLFGIANQLLAAIALTVVTVVVIKKGLLKWAWIPGIPLLWDLVVTLTASWQKIFSGDPKLGYWTQHFQYRAAAEAGKTTFGSAKNADQLHAVIRNTFIQGTLSIVFAVLVVIVVLAGVIMALRAIRGGGRELTEDTPVASKIFGPSSLITTSAEKEVQKQWDALPAQHAKSVGTSAH